From the Priestia koreensis genome, one window contains:
- a CDS encoding PH domain-containing protein, which yields MNRIDRISLTIWRLQSLISFLIAVAIGIGAWALFHYHVIHYWHPLLKIIWYGYLIVISAYWLLKNAVLLPLRYRHARYEFDESTILLVNGGWSIEEVLIPTINVQHVNIQQGVLARKKHVCAIVLYTAGSLHRFEYISKENAEEIKRIVMNVVKKKEVMQDEAEKPLD from the coding sequence ATGAACAGAATTGATCGTATTTCTCTTACTATCTGGCGTCTTCAGTCCCTTATCAGTTTTTTGATCGCGGTCGCAATCGGAATAGGGGCGTGGGCATTGTTTCATTATCACGTTATCCATTATTGGCACCCTCTGCTAAAGATTATTTGGTATGGGTATCTTATTGTCATTAGTGCGTACTGGCTACTAAAAAATGCCGTGCTGCTACCGCTTCGCTATCGTCATGCGCGCTATGAATTTGATGAGTCCACTATTTTACTAGTAAACGGGGGATGGAGCATAGAAGAAGTGTTAATTCCAACGATTAACGTTCAGCATGTCAACATTCAACAAGGTGTACTAGCACGTAAAAAACATGTCTGTGCCATTGTCCTTTACACCGCAGGTAGCCTTCATCGATTTGAATATATTTCAAAAGAGAACGCCGAAGAAATAAAGAGAATCGTAATGAACGTCGTGAAGAAAAAGGAAGTGATGCAAGATGAAGCTGAGAAACCACTGGATTGA
- a CDS encoding MFS transporter gives MMNKSFFTLVLGQSCANLADVWYVVALVTFIYNQTGSATATALIPFLVNIAMFAGGIFAPALIDRVSLKQGLAWSQLGKTLLLVGLIGFIHIFTGPVWVILLLMMCISLLDSIANPIRNTCVPILVGDEQLHRANSLIASIDQMVRLGAWPLGGILIAAFHSTALLFICLFFYMLATVFMFVLKVETPTRSRLEAPPMLTSIREGWQLTFKSSVLKGLTWVSFLEGLATGVWIAAILYVYVEQQLHLSQAWWGYINAVFFGGMIVGSLLSAKYSARFQPAHYGMIIFYSSLFLALMTVGFGHTTVGWAALLLSGLYGVGEQMKVIIIQTTLQKSASLDALPKIFSVQNVIATVSFGASTLLLSAITDYFGVIRAFDISALLLCCSAFAIFRVRRHFTSSGVTKYETTIS, from the coding sequence ATGATGAATAAATCGTTTTTTACTCTCGTTTTGGGGCAGTCGTGCGCTAATTTAGCGGATGTTTGGTACGTTGTTGCACTCGTTACGTTTATTTACAATCAAACGGGGAGCGCGACAGCGACAGCGCTTATTCCATTTCTTGTGAATATCGCCATGTTTGCAGGGGGCATTTTCGCACCTGCTTTGATAGATCGCGTGTCGCTTAAACAAGGACTTGCGTGGTCACAGTTAGGGAAGACGCTATTATTAGTAGGATTGATTGGATTTATTCACATCTTTACGGGACCCGTTTGGGTTATTTTACTGCTTATGATGTGCATCTCCCTACTAGATAGCATTGCAAATCCAATTCGAAATACGTGTGTGCCCATTTTGGTAGGTGATGAGCAGCTTCATAGAGCCAATAGCTTAATTGCAAGTATTGATCAGATGGTTCGTCTTGGCGCTTGGCCTTTAGGCGGCATTTTGATTGCTGCGTTTCACTCTACGGCGCTTCTTTTCATTTGTCTCTTTTTTTATATGCTGGCAACGGTTTTTATGTTTGTATTAAAAGTCGAAACGCCAACACGTTCGCGTTTGGAGGCTCCTCCTATGCTTACATCTATTCGAGAAGGATGGCAGTTGACCTTTAAAAGTAGTGTTCTAAAGGGATTAACGTGGGTTTCCTTTTTAGAAGGATTAGCGACAGGGGTCTGGATTGCTGCTATTTTATATGTGTATGTGGAGCAACAGCTTCATCTTTCTCAAGCGTGGTGGGGCTATATTAACGCAGTCTTTTTCGGCGGAATGATCGTTGGCTCGCTCCTATCCGCCAAGTATTCAGCGCGCTTTCAACCAGCACATTACGGCATGATTATTTTTTACAGCTCTTTGTTTCTCGCGCTCATGACGGTCGGTTTTGGTCATACTACCGTTGGATGGGCCGCACTCCTCTTATCAGGTTTGTACGGAGTAGGAGAACAAATGAAAGTGATCATTATTCAAACAACTCTTCAAAAATCAGCATCTCTAGACGCGTTGCCGAAAATTTTTTCCGTTCAAAACGTCATTGCGACCGTTTCTTTCGGGGCATCGACCTTGCTGTTAAGCGCAATTACCGACTACTTTGGTGTGATAAGAGCATTTGATATTTCAGCGCTCTTGTTATGTTGTAGCGCATTCGCTATTTTTAGAGTTCGTCGCCATTTTACCTCTAGTGGGGTGACCAAGTACGAAACAACTATTTCATAA
- a CDS encoding CamS family sex pheromone protein — translation MKTYSKFLAATSITFMLAGCSLLPNHSDKGKKEQKSTPITKISSPVQYYPSATPFKEGVNRGQITSYLHSKLDIDEVELGLMELSQDEYDTDDYIYQEGQLIDNDELDDWLKRSSTTDKGLNPPIKTKKDASVDDKLKAEEDNPKYLAYVLEQDYLDKDGNVAGMSLGLVLHSTYYFKTTDSQGLIYNGSKKLSTQKAQEYGKKVAQKIVDQLRKKKDTKDLPIYFTLFQESNKGDILPGQFVSSNYIKGSGDKLGGWDDLNRKYYLFPSTAADKDQKEVAGQIGLFQDELNKYYGKSRTMPVVAKGLFVDKNLQKLSVEIPVASMSKTEIISLSQFVANMLTEGALPNHSIIEVKITALDKIRSFILFDPNEDEPFIHVYD, via the coding sequence TTGAAAACATATTCGAAATTTTTAGCCGCGACGTCGATTACATTTATGCTTGCGGGCTGTTCTTTGCTTCCGAATCACTCCGATAAGGGCAAAAAAGAACAAAAATCAACTCCTATTACAAAAATCTCGTCTCCTGTTCAGTACTATCCTTCTGCTACGCCATTTAAAGAGGGCGTAAACAGAGGCCAAATTACTTCTTATCTTCATTCAAAGCTTGATATTGATGAAGTAGAATTAGGCTTAATGGAATTGTCACAGGACGAATACGATACGGATGACTACATATATCAAGAAGGTCAATTGATTGACAATGATGAACTTGATGATTGGTTAAAGCGTTCATCTACAACAGATAAAGGGCTAAATCCACCGATCAAAACAAAGAAGGATGCAAGTGTGGATGACAAGCTAAAAGCGGAGGAAGATAATCCAAAGTATTTGGCCTATGTTCTGGAACAAGATTACTTAGACAAGGACGGAAATGTGGCGGGAATGTCACTTGGTCTCGTTCTTCACTCAACGTATTATTTTAAAACAACCGATTCTCAGGGCCTGATTTACAATGGTTCTAAAAAATTAAGTACACAAAAAGCACAGGAATACGGCAAAAAAGTAGCACAAAAAATCGTGGATCAGCTTCGTAAAAAGAAGGATACGAAAGATCTACCAATCTACTTTACGCTGTTCCAAGAATCAAATAAGGGTGATATTTTACCAGGACAATTCGTTTCATCCAACTATATTAAAGGCAGCGGAGACAAATTAGGCGGCTGGGATGATTTGAATCGTAAATATTATCTCTTCCCTTCTACTGCTGCTGATAAGGACCAAAAGGAAGTAGCGGGTCAAATCGGGTTATTTCAAGATGAGCTCAACAAATACTACGGAAAAAGTCGCACCATGCCTGTTGTAGCAAAAGGGCTATTCGTAGATAAAAATCTTCAAAAGCTCTCCGTCGAAATTCCGGTTGCGTCTATGAGTAAAACCGAAATCATTTCGTTAAGTCAATTTGTAGCGAATATGCTAACAGAGGGCGCGCTACCAAATCACTCCATTATCGAAGTGAAAATTACGGCGCTTGATAAAATTCGCAGTTTCATTTTATTTGATCCGAATGAAGACGAGCCGTTCATTCATGTATATGACTGA
- a CDS encoding VanZ family protein, giving the protein MKKYLLLLIPFFFYGRQLLVYWGDLFFCLQVFASISVLTGFMVLLLKRTTLSTMLDWTIATCFSIYFCFLFHITVEVVAFPDLHSPDWSNLSFIVQTVNVHPIRGILDIVRNNPNATFQIVGNLLMLSPFAFVMRYFSWVNSTKRTIMYGFFLSFVIEVIQLVETAVDMVWQLGIRRSPDSSDVLLNTAGAMFGALAYHVWKTVKQPSFGKNGRLKPTIQDQQEDY; this is encoded by the coding sequence ATGAAGAAATATCTTTTGTTACTCATTCCTTTTTTCTTTTATGGAAGACAGCTGTTGGTTTACTGGGGAGATCTCTTTTTTTGTCTCCAAGTTTTTGCGAGCATTTCTGTTTTGACAGGGTTTATGGTGTTGCTACTGAAACGAACCACTTTATCAACCATGCTGGACTGGACGATAGCGACATGTTTTTCAATTTATTTTTGTTTTCTTTTTCATATCACAGTGGAAGTGGTTGCCTTTCCCGATCTTCATTCACCTGACTGGTCGAATCTCTCCTTTATCGTACAAACGGTGAACGTTCATCCGATAAGGGGTATTCTCGACATTGTAAGGAATAATCCAAACGCTACATTTCAAATTGTCGGCAATTTGCTCATGCTTTCTCCCTTTGCCTTTGTCATGCGCTATTTTTCATGGGTCAATAGCACAAAGAGAACGATTATGTATGGCTTTTTTCTTTCTTTTGTCATTGAAGTTATACAATTAGTTGAAACGGCTGTGGATATGGTGTGGCAGCTAGGCATAAGAAGAAGTCCTGACAGTTCAGATGTGTTATTGAACACAGCAGGAGCAATGTTTGGTGCGCTTGCTTATCATGTATGGAAAACGGTGAAACAACCTTCTTTCGGAAAAAACGGTAGATTAAAACCAACTATTCAGGATCAGCAAGAGGATTATTAG
- a CDS encoding YfiT family bacillithiol transferase, which yields MNAQYPIGPFVKPSSYSLEEVKQWIEDIRSFPRLLKQITHQLSTNQLDTPYRKNGWTVRQVVHHVADSHMNAFIRFKLALTEDFPLIKTYDEKKWATLSDCSLPIEASVKMVEGIHERWYALIKEMDETDFHRTMNHPEYADPQPLYTNLGLYSWHGRHHLSHIELVAHAQKA from the coding sequence ATGAATGCACAGTATCCGATTGGTCCATTCGTAAAGCCAAGCTCATATAGTTTAGAGGAAGTAAAACAGTGGATAGAGGATATCCGAAGCTTTCCGCGCCTTTTAAAACAGATTACGCATCAGCTATCTACCAATCAGCTTGATACTCCTTACCGTAAAAACGGATGGACCGTTCGTCAAGTCGTTCATCACGTAGCTGATTCTCATATGAACGCGTTTATTCGTTTTAAGCTAGCTCTAACAGAAGATTTTCCACTCATTAAAACATATGATGAGAAAAAATGGGCAACTCTTTCTGATTGTAGTCTTCCTATCGAAGCATCTGTGAAAATGGTTGAAGGGATTCATGAACGCTGGTATGCCTTAATCAAAGAGATGGATGAAACGGACTTTCACCGCACAATGAATCACCCGGAATACGCAGATCCACAGCCATTGTATACAAATCTCGGGTTGTACTCTTGGCATGGGCGACATCACCTTTCACATATCGAACTTGTTGCTCATGCACAGAAAGCATAA
- a CDS encoding metal-sensitive transcriptional regulator, which produces MKYTDQTKNRLKRAEGQVRGVLRMMEEQKDCKDVVTQLSAIRSAVDRTIAQIVATNLEHCITEAQEEGGDTSKVVEEAISLLIKSR; this is translated from the coding sequence ATGAAGTATACCGATCAAACAAAAAATCGTCTAAAACGTGCAGAAGGTCAGGTGCGAGGCGTTCTGCGCATGATGGAAGAACAAAAAGATTGCAAAGATGTTGTAACACAGCTCTCTGCAATCCGAAGTGCCGTTGATCGCACGATTGCTCAAATCGTCGCAACCAACTTAGAGCACTGCATTACAGAAGCTCAAGAAGAGGGCGGAGACACCTCAAAAGTGGTAGAAGAAGCGATTTCCCTATTGATTAAAAGTCGTTAA
- a CDS encoding rhodanese-like domain-containing protein — protein MTILVIGIAMVLLVIALFYQRYVPVQGVRKVDSVDCEQSGISLVDVRHFNEITKQPCPSAIHIPLAYLERHHSDIPLREVVVIVNDRISRNLSVRRLKKLGFDVRGYMCTCE, from the coding sequence ATGACAATATTAGTCATTGGAATCGCGATGGTGTTGCTGGTTATTGCGCTATTTTATCAGCGCTATGTTCCCGTTCAGGGAGTAAGAAAAGTAGACAGCGTGGACTGCGAGCAATCTGGAATTTCGCTCGTAGATGTTCGTCATTTTAACGAAATAACAAAGCAACCTTGTCCTTCTGCCATTCATATACCACTCGCCTATTTAGAACGTCATCACAGTGACATACCTTTACGTGAAGTAGTGGTTATTGTGAACGACCGAATCTCTCGTAATTTGAGCGTGAGACGCTTGAAAAAGTTAGGCTTTGACGTTCGTGGCTACATGTGCACGTGTGAGTAG